A genomic segment from Fusarium fujikuroi IMI 58289 draft genome, chromosome FFUJ_chr04 encodes:
- a CDS encoding related to nonmuscle myosin-II heavy chain encodes MSAYAREGSPYGYGSNRMSPPAPSPRGKIFVEGYRSDIINGFEKDNQLYNPMNPDRPQSSALVDLRDPIQVHLLTETALSDSKEYTILSQEEVDDLKKQSQSLSQRVESTRQNLTIQSKYRDAAISMARLYNPGKLDGKRRSLLGRNSGDHARAKEAEAERQASERKCEELAAELFNLEKRLMEPQRRLLEHTAGILQLTHKASNKKKDLTPPLQPLNGMPGSPESLYTYTRNSMDRAGNEHYFNDDDYYDQANGVSTRGQPRQQPIEIPLKSPIREQNQLRDEMEKMKDENLHLQGQANSLVKSITEMEVRLENLNGSLRDAIVRFNPSKNEDYYDPPFGVSGMKPGELLNNQLDYLEMGLNAIEVEQEESSGETTKTDGAFEKRIESLNQQVRDLLLTVDPSYPAVPHSPQDSFETKLDYLEDALRAADSELERAVHAAQAGPPEKQDSDQVERILMNLWNMMQTGFAKIKKDKEERRRARMERGYEDEEVSDDEFDIEEAFSLPGFSNRVQWLYSQATTLKDQKSVLKRQIKQQRELNNKSDAEKDEELARKQEELDETQVLLARAERDAMTAQTMLSETLEELESARSVAHNAGPSKAEAEGSSRKVAELEADVRRLQADLAGAAGAAGAAHAQLEERDEKIVKLERDLDQLKSDLANAAASAAAAQSQIEDRESKITALEAELDYLETAQSEIEERNKRIAALQSELEQANTAHAQVEERDAKIATLHTEVQEVNTLRDQVEVHSATIATLKAELEKTNDLEARLEERNARVTRLESDMELLQADLAGAAGAAGAAQGQLEERNSKIAALESDIKQLEERLSAAESSSNNTRNQLTGVDSVIDALNAQLDEVNRSKQMAEDNARSLQQRVDGQKEELATKKKMLKDKEDELELLNMNLVEMKTELTIAQAELDGAYGSRAERAADVAAIKTSGEVMKLQNQLTRLKNELAGTVQELEEVTRETLSAEREKIELENKLQDVQLAKKTLEGEITTLRQRLEADMEKAREHITKLQEDLDGERLKAIPPNGGVGRGASMLSEQFRATMREERKKFQESLKEERARARQLEEELAKFKRDQGSARASLNPQ; translated from the exons ATGAGTGCATACGCGCGAGAGGGCAGCCCATATGGGTATGGCTCTAATAGGATGTCACCGCCAGCACCAAGCCCACGCGGAAAGATATTTGTTGAGGGCTACCGCAGCGATATAATAAACGGCTTTGAAAAGGATAATCAATTGTATAATCCG ATGAACCCTGATCGACCACAAAGTTCAGCGCTTGTCGACCTCCGCGACCCGATTCAGGTACATCTCTTAACCGAAACAGCCCTCTCTGATAGCAAAGAGTATACGATTCTGTCGCAAGAAGAGGTGGACGACCTCAAGAAGCAAAGCCAGTCCTTATCCCAGCGTGTCGAGTCAACCCGGCAAAACCTGACCATCCAGTCCAAATACCGAGATGCTGCAATCTCGATGGCGAGACTTTATAATCCCGGCAAACTGGATGGGAAGCGAAGGAGCCTACTGGGTCGTAACAGCGGTGATCACGCTCGCGCAAAGGAAGCCGAGGCGGAAAGACAGGCGAGCGAGCGGAAATGCGAAGAATTGGCGGCggagctcttcaacctcgagaaGCGACTTATGGAGCCCCAAAGACGCCTACTGGAACATACCGCCGGTATTCTGCAACTCACTCACAAGGCCTCgaataagaagaaggatctcaCTCCTCCCCTTCAACCACTTAATGGCATGCCCGGCAGCCCGGAGAGCCTATATACTTATACACGTAATAGTATGGATCGCGCCGGAAACGAGCACTACTTCAACGATGATGACTATTACGACCAGGCCAACGGTGTCTCAACGAGAGGTCAACCCCGTCAGCAACCCATAGAGATACCCCTCAAATCGCCCATCCGGGAACAAAATCAGCtaagagatgagatggagaagatgaaggatgagaaTCTACACCTACAGGGCCAAGCCAATTCCCTAGTCAAGTCGATAACGGAAATGGAGGTTCGACTCGAGAATTTGAACGGCTCTTTACGAGATGCGATTGTTCGCTTCAATCCTTCCAAGAACGAAGACTATTATGATCCTCCCTTTGGAGTTTCAGGAATGAAGCCAGGagagctcctcaacaaccaGTTAGATTACCTTGAGATGGGTCTCAATGCCATCGAGGTCGAACAGGAAGAGTCTTCTGGTGAAACTACCAAGACTGACGGCGCTTTCGAGAAACGCATTGAATCCCTAAACCAGCAAGTACGAGATCTACTCCTGACAGTAGACCCGAGTTACCCGGCCGTGCCTCATTCACCACAAGATAGTTTTGAGACGAAGCTTGACTATCTTGAAGATGCATTACGCGCTGCCGACTCGGAGCTAGAACGCGCCGTTCACGCAGCTCAGGCCGGGCCACCAGAGAAGCAGGACAGTGACCAGGTTgagaggatcttgatgaacttgtgGAACATGATGCAGACAGGCTTCGCCAAGATTAAGAAGGACAAAGAGGAGCGTCGAAGGGCTCGCATGGAGAGAGGctatgaggatgaagaagtttctgatgatgaattcgATATCGAGGAGGCTTTCAGTCTTCCCGGATTCTCCAACCGTGTCCAGTGGCTGTACTCTCAGGCCACTACACTCAAGGATCAGAAGTCTGTGCTCAAGCGACAGATTAAGCAGCAGCGCGAGCTCAATAACAAATCAGACGccgagaaggatgaagagctgGCAAGGAAACAAGAGGAGCTGGATGAGACACAAGTGCTACTGGCCCGCGCTGAGAGAGATGCGATGACTGCCCAGACAATGCTCTCAGAGACCCTTGAAGAACTCGAAAGCGCCCGTAGTGTCGCGCACAACGCTGGCCCCTcaaaggctgaggctgagggcAGTAGCAGGAAGGTTGCCGAGTTGGAAGCAGACGTGAGACGTCTTCAGGCTGACTTAGCTGGTGCTGCCGGTGCGGCGGGTGCAGCTCACGCTCAACTCGAGGAAAGGGACGAGAAGatcgtcaagcttgagagGGATCTCGACCAGCTCAAATCCGACCTTGCTAACGCGGCAGCTTCGGCAGCTGCCGCACAGTCTCAAATCGAGGATCGTGAAAGCAAGATCACTGCCCTTGAGGCAGAGTTGGACTACCTGGAGACGGCCCAAAGTGAAATCGAGGAACGAAACAAAAGGATTGCAGCCCTCCAATCCGAGCTTGAGCAGGCCAATACTGCTCATGCACAGGTCGAAGAGCGGGACGCGAAGATTGCTACTCTTCACACCGAGGTTCAAGAAGTCAATACCCTACGAGACCAGGTTGAGGTGCACAGTGCGACGATTGCTACCCTGAAGgccgagttggagaagacaaATGACCTCGAAGCTCGCCTTGAAGAACGAAATGCAAGGGTCACTCGTCTCGAGTCTGACAtggaacttcttcaagcagACTTGGCGGGAGCTGCGGGAGCTGCAGGGGCCGCTCAAGGTCAACTTGAGGAGCGAAACAGCAAGATCGCAGCTCTTGAGTCCGACATCAAACAACTCGAAGAGAGGTTGTCGGCTGCCGAGTCTTCAAGCAACAATACTCGCAACCAGTTGACCGGTGTCGATTCAGTGATCGACGCTCTTAACGCGCAGCTCGATGAAGTGAACCGATCAAAGCAAATGGCTGAGGACAATGCCAGGTCCTTGCAGCAACGAGTGGATGGCCAAAAGGAAGAGCTTGCAACTAaaaagaagatgctgaaagATAAGGAGGAtgaacttgagcttcttAACATGAACCTCGTAGAGATGAAGACGGAGCTCACAATTGCCCAAGCGGAACTGGACGGAGCCTATGGATCCCGTGCAGAGAGGGCCGCTGATGTCGCAGCTATCAAGACTAGTGGCGAGGTGATGAAGCTCCAGAACCAGCTCACAAGGCTAAAGAATGAGTTAGCTGGAACTGTTCAAGAGCTGGAGGAAGTCACACGGGAGACACTCAGTGCCGAGCGAGAAAAGATAGAGCTTGAGAACAAGCTTCAAGATGTCCAATTGGCAAAGAAGACACTTGAAGGAGAGATTACGACACTTCGTCAGCGCCTCGAGGCAGATATGGAGAAGGCCCGTGAGCATATCACCAAGCTACAAGAGGATCTTGATGGCGAACGACTTAAGGCAATCCCACCaaatggtggtgttggtagAGGAGCCTCGATGCTGAGTGAGCAGTTCAGGGCCACGATGCgtgaagagaggaagaagttccAAGAGAGCCTCAAG GAGGAACGCGCTAGAGCACGccagctggaggaggagctcgCTAAATTCAAGCGGGATCAGGGGTCTGCCAGAGCTTCCCTGAACCCTCAATGA